The Clostridium aceticum genomic interval AATCACCATTGCTGCTTGGGGTTGAACATTACCATCTTCTCCCACAGTTAACAAAGGTCTTCCTTGCAGGTCCACAAAATTACTTTGTTTTTCAAATTCTTCATCTAAAATTCGTTGGAAATTTGTATTCATGGTGCTATAAATTCTTAGACCACCGGAATAAAGTGTATTCATTGCTTCTTCCCTAGAATATCCCTTTTTTACAAAAGCTTTTATAACATCATCTTTCACCAAATCTCCAAAATAGGAAGTAAATGCATCTGCTGTTAATCGATTTGGCTTAAGATTAGCTTTGATATCTTCTTCTAAGGCAGCTTGATATTCACTTTCAGTAATCATTTCTAATCTTCTCATGATGCTTAAAACCAAACGTTGCCTTGGTATGGTGCTCTCGTTAAATACAATGGTGTAGATAGAATCACTATCGTTTAAAACATAATGTGTATCTTCATTTATTTGATGTTTTTCTAAAGTCCTTATAGGAGAGTACCTAGAAGGATTTCTCGTAACTCCTGCAATAAGAGCTGCCTCGGCAATGGTTAGTTCTGATACATCTTTTGAGAAATACACTTGTGAGGCTGCCTGTACACCATAGGCACTGCTACCTAAATAAATAGTGTTTAAGTAGGCCTCTAAAATTTGCTCTTTAGACAACTGTCTGTCCAGCTGAATACCATAATACATATCTTGAATTTTTCTAGTAATGGTCTGTTCATGGGTTAAATATAGATTTTTAGCAAGCTGTTGATTAATAGTACTGGCCCCCTGTCTAGAACCTGTACGAAAATTGATCCAAAGAACACCGAAAATACGTCTAATATCTAGACCGCTGTGAGTCCAAAATCGCTCATCTTCAATAGCAACAAAGGCATCTATCAAATGAGGTGGCATTTTAGAGTAATCAGTGATAGATCGATAATCAGTGGTTTGAACTTTCTCCAACACCTGTCCTTCGCTATCTAGAATAAAAGAACTTTCGTCAAGTAAATCATAGATGTTGGTTGCATCAATTGGATCAGCATCTTTAATAATACCTACTACAATACCAACCGCTGCTCCTCCCACGATAAAACCAAGCAGAACCATAACAGTAATAAATATAAGAAATACTTTCTTTTTGTTAACTTTTTTGCTTTTTTTAGTAGTTTTGTTAGTGGTGTTTTCTGATTGTTTTTTTTGTGACATATAAATACCTCCATCCTTAAAGTTAAAAGGATATACTTTTTTAAAGTAACTGTTAATAAAAGTAATAATCAATATATCCACTTTAATGCTAATACAACAATATAAACTAATATTTTCAATACAGCATATAAGGGCTAGGATAACACTAATATTATAACATAAAATATATAAACTGTTAAACTATCTATGTTACTATACATAATTTGCATAAAAAAGTCAAAGTTAAAATGAAATATTACACAATATTTTCTCTCTTTACATATACTGTATAGAAGGAGATGATTTTTTTGTACATAAAAAAAAGAAATAAAAGGAAGAAATACTTCAAATATAAAATCTATCTACTAATCATCTTCATCTTCATGGTCTGTACAACTGCATTTATCTATATTGATAATAAAATTATGCCTACGGTACAAGCAATCGGTGAACTAAAAGCCCAAGAGATTACAACAAGAGCTATTAATGAGTCTGTTAGCATTGTAGTAAAACAGGATATTACTTATGAAGATTTAATATCTATAAAAGAAGATGAAGAAGGTAATATTACATTTATGCAGGCTAATGCAATGATTACAAAATTATAAATAGCCTCGTATTGCTACAAGGCTTAAAATTTCAGTATCTGAACCTTCAACTCCTTATCGTCCCATTCAACATAATTGACAATAGTCTTAAGAAGTATTCTCTGTTCTTGAAAATCAACGATATGAATCTTACTTTTAAACTCCAATAGTGCTTCCTTAAAAAGGTCAATATTAAAATTCACCCTATCAGAATCATCCTCCACCAGATTTCCTTCCAAGGTTTTATTTTCCTTAGCAAGCTTTTCAACTTCTGCCATAAGATACTCTGCAGCAAAAGAATCTTCTTTGCCAGCGATCTGTCTTACGAGGTTTTCTATAGACTTTTTATTCTTATCTATTTTTTCTACGATCAGTTTATTTTGCAGATCCTTATCTTTGTTTTTCTTTTTCATAGACTCCAACTGATCGAAGGTGGTAGAGGTAATAATGCTTTCGATTTTTTCAATGACTTCTTTATCTGTTTTCATACCATTGAGTCTCTTAGAATCACATATAACACCTTTAGAAATGACTTTTTTATTACAGACATAGTAATGGTATCTTTCTTCACTATTTGGCTTCTTAGGACCAAATAAAACCCGCATAAAACTACCACAGGAACATCTTATAAGACCGCTTAAAAGGGCAGCAGCAGAAGTGCCGGCTCTGGGGGCCTTATCCTTATTCTGTTCAAATATCTGCTGCACCTTCACCCAATCCCTACCAGGAATAACCCCTTTGTGCTTACCAATAGCAACGATCCAATCAGACTTTTCATTGTATCGACCCATCCGAGTGTTTTTTAAATCCCTTTTATTATAACCAATCACCGCATATTTCCCTGAAAATTCTTCTTTAGCATTACAGATATCAGCATCATTTGTTTTTAAGTAGGCATAGATATCCTCATCAGCTATGGCGTAGACTGGATTATGCAGGATTTGTTTTAAAGACTGCTTCTGAAAGTCATTGCCATTTTTGGTTTTAATCTTATTAATTAAGCAGTAGGTTTCTAATTTCTGTAGGGATTGAAGCTCCAAGTACTTCTGAAAAATAGTTTTTATTATCTCCAACTCTTCCTCAACAGGGATCAGCTTAAACAGTTTTCTTTCCTTCATATTTTGATCGATATAGATGATAGGTTCGCTAGTAAAACCAGTAGGATAAATCCCACCTAACCACCTTCCAGTACGGGCCAACTGGTGCATATTATCCCTGATACGCTCTGCGATAGTCTCCCTTTCTAGCTGTGCAAAGACACTGGCTATATACAGCATAGCACGACCCATAGGGGTAGAGGTATCAAACTGCTCTTTGATGGAAACGAAGGCTATATTATTCTTCTGTAGTAGCTCAAGTGTATTAGAAAAATCAGATACATTACGACTGATACGGTCCAGCCTATAGCATATCAAAACATCATATTTTTTCTTCTCAGCATCCTTCACCAATCTTTTAAACTCAGGTCGGTCTATATTCCCACCAGAGAACCCCTCATCTTCATAGATAGAAAACTCTCTAGCCTCAAAATGATTTCTGGCATATTCCTTACACATCTGTATTTGATTCTCAATAGACTCACCCTTGCCGGTGAACTTTGACTTTCTTGAATAGATAGCTATTTTCATTTGAATCACCTCAATTATTTATCATAAACATAATATGCTTAAGGGATGGGGTTTACCATTGGGATTAATCATTTTAGTTAACCGTTAACTCAGATAAGAAATAGAACGTTTGTTTTATTATAGCATGGTTAGGAAGGAAATGGTAAGTGAGATGTTGTTTAACTGCTGTTATATAAAAGTGGAGTAATTGAATTTTATTTTTTTCCAAAGCCTTAAATAGGTATTTTTTATGTATCGTTTAGGGCATTTCACCGAATATTTTTACAGTTTGTCTAATTTGGAGGCTGGAGGGGAGGAAAATTATACAATTGGAGTGGGTGGAAGATTCTACAATATTGCTTACTAGGCTACAAATATCGACACCAAAATATTCCATATGGTGTTATTATAGGGTTATATGGGTAAAGGTTAGAGAATGAAAGTTCGTAAACATCTTGAATTTCAAGGAGATTTGGGAACTTAGAGTGGTGAATACAAGAGTTATTCGAAATAAAGTATTCATTTTTAGAATAAAATATGCTATATGGGGGATGAGTAATGATGAAAATCAATCCAATTAAAATTAATGGAGAGTGGGAAGAAGGATTTGCATTAGATGTACATACTTTAAGTAGTGAATATTTAGGAGAAGATGAATGCGGACGTAAACAATTTGATACTATAAGAAGTGATATAGGTCAATTAGTTTATGAGTTGAAGTATAGTTGTAATAAAAGTAAAGTAGATGATATAATTAATTTAATAAGTCCATTTTTGAAAGAGTGGAATATTGGAGAAAAGATAGATATTATAATCCCTGTTCCACCTTCAAAATTAGAACGTGCATTTCAACCAGTTTTTGAGATAACAGATGCTTTAAGTAATGTACTTGGAATTAGTACTCACACAGGTGTACTTGAGAAAACTAACCGAACAGAGTGCAAAGAATTAAGCTCAGTGGAGAAAAATAAAATAGCAGGTACAATTCAGTTAATGAAGAGATTTACAAGGGAAGTTAACATCCTATTAGTAGATGATTTATATCAATCAGGAACTACATTGAAAGATGCTACTAAAGCTTTAAAGAAAGATTCAAATGTTAAAAAGGTATATGTTTTAACTATGACGAAAACAAGGAGATAAAGTTATGAAAATTTTTATTGGAGGTCCTAGAGCAATATCTAGGTTAAATCAAGACATTAAAGAAAGATTAAATAATATTTTTCGTGATAATTACACAGTATTGGTTGGAGATGCGAATGGTATAGATAAAGCAATACAAAAGCATTGCTATGAGAGTAATTATTATAATGTTAATGTGTATGCAACTAACGGTAAGGCTAGAAATAACATTGGTAATTGGGAAGTTGTAAAAGTAATGGTATCTTCAAGTACAAAAGATTTTGAATACTATTCAGCTAAAGACAAAGAAATGGCTAAAGTAGCTGATTATGGTTTTATGATATGGAACGGCAAAAGCAAAGGAACATTAAACAACCTTATCAATCTTGCAAGTTATAATAAAAAAGCATTAGTATACTTCACTCCCAATCGAAAGTTTTATACAATAAAAAATATTAGTGAAATTGAAACTTTTGTTGGAAGTTGCGATGAGATAACAAAAAAGAATTTTTCAAACCTCTCAAAACAAAATGAACAAATGATGTTAAATATATAGGATCCATATACTTCGCATAACAGAGGCTTAGCAACATCGGAAAGTAGCTTTCATAGGAAAGTCCGACGTCGCTAAGCCTCGAGACGTTATGTTAAATCAACTACAAAAAAATATGAATGATTTGAGAGGTGTATAATGGGTCAAGAGAATCTAAAGAGTTTTAAATTACAGAAAAAAGAAGATTTTATAGTTTATTTAAGAAAATTGATTATGAGCACATATAGGCATGTAAAGGACTATAAAAGATATATAGATGAATTAGATAGCATTATTGAGGAAAGAGATTTGCGAAATGACAAGAAAAAGACAATTCCTAGAGATTTGTATACTGACATAAAACATCGAATTACTGGGGTTGAATCTCATATAATGAATATAATGGGGGATTTAACGAACACAGCTTTATCCTATAATAAATTTAGAAAATTGGCTGATAAAAGGCAGTCTAATGGCCATGACCTAGGACTTGATTTGTTAGAAGAAAGACAGGTGTCGGCGCCAGGCACCAACTTATAAATGTATATAAATGTAGAAAACAAAAACAGAGTGCTACTAACCAAATGTTTCTCAAGATGGGCAACGATTCGTATACACTATATATGTTTTCTGAGCATATATAGTTTTTATATGATTTGAGCAATAGATAAAAGGAGGAAAACTTTTATAACGAATAATATTTTGAGTAGAATTATTTTGCATAGGAAATATACTACATAAGTTAGTTAAATCAACAATAAGCGACGGAGGTCTATAATGGAGGTTACCAAATTTCTAGTAGAATTTTGGTAGAATTTTGGGGTAGAATTTTGGTGCCTGACACCAACTTATTCTTCACAGATGGCAGAAATCGAAGAGTCCGTTCGCTATGCCACCTCTTTACTGGGTGCAAGCACCGCTATAAAAGTAGAATTTTGTGGGTATAGTTCAGGAAAGTTGTAAATGTGAGACTTATATGAAACCCTTCTTGACAGAATGGTTTTAGGTCTAAGTAATCACCGGAGAGAGTCACCGATTTATAGTGAGCTAAATGGTTGATTGACTGTAAAGATGAACTTAAAGGAGGGAAAAAAATGGAATATTTTCTAGAAGCACTAAGTAACTTCTTCAATAATGAATTTGATTATATATTTTATACAAGTTTACTAATAATAAGTAGTTGGCTATTCATTAATATCAAAAAAAGAGTTGAAGAAGTAGAGCATGAGAAAATAAAAAAAATAGACGTCACAATAGAAAACTATTATACTTTAATATGCTACTTGAAATTAGATCTTACCGATGAGAAGATAAAGACTAATATTAACCTAACTATTAGTAAAATATTACCCTTTATATCTCTGGATTTCACTAAAGAATTAATGAACTGGGAAAAGGAAGATATTGAGAATATACAAGAAAAATTGAACAAAGGTATAGTAGATTTAAAGTGTCAGCAAAGTTACACATTTAATCATGAAAATTTTTCTATTATAAGTATGATTAATGAGTGGTTTTATAAATCTGGTTTGAAAACTATTTTTATTTCTATAATTAATGTATTCATTTCATTATTTCTTTTATCTTTATTGTTATTATCATTTACTAAATCATATGATAAAGGTTTACTGGAGCTGTTTTATGTAAACATACCGTTTTTCTATATGTTTCTTATCTTTTTCCAAGTTGTATATCTTCATGATGCACAACAGATAAAAAGATGGAATTTTACAAAAACTGAGTGGAGTCTATTATATTCTGTGGCTTTAGGTCCAATATTATTGTTACCTACTTTAAATATAATCAAGTATAAGTTAATAGTAAAGATCGTGGTAATGTTACATCTAATTGTATTATTAATGATTCCAAAGATTGTTAAAAAGTTAAATAACAGGAGCAGTTTAACATAAAAGAAAGATGCCGGTGCCTGACGCCAACTTATTTACTGTTTTTAATTTGTTTGGTGCCAGGCACCAACTTCTGTTTCTAATTTGATTTCAGGTATTACCTATCGTAAGGGAGAGTGATGAAAAAATTGATAGAAGATTATTAAATAAGTATTGCTATAAATACTATAAATACTATAAATACTATAAATACTATAAATACTATAAATATTGTATTGTAAAAGCTCTCATGATAGTATTATAGTAATTGTACTTAAGGGTGTATTTTAGAGAGAACTAGCTGATATACTGAAAGGGTAAGCCTTGGGGAAGGGCCAAATAAATTGAAATTTAGGGGGATAAAAATGATTGATGCAAGTAACAAACAAGTAGAGAAAAGAGAACCTATTAAGGAGCCAATAAAGAGCAAAGAGCTAGAGAGAAGAAATGATGAGTTGATTTTACAACCGTGGGCTACAAAGTATAGTGAAGCTGATAGAGAGGTTGAGGAGCAAGAAGATGATGAAACATATAGAACTAATTATAGAAGAGATAGAGATAGAATTTTGTATTCAACAGCTTTCAGGCGACTACAATATAAAACACAAGTTCTAGTAAATTCAGCGGGCGACCATTATAGAACACGCTTAACTCATACTTTGGAAGTACAGCAATTAGCAATGAGTATTGCAGATGCATTGGGAGCTAATAGAGATTTAGCAGAAGCAATAGCATTAGGGCATGATTTAGGACATACTCCATTTGGACATGCTGTTGAAAGGGTACTTAATAAAATATTGCTATCTAAAGACCAAGGTTGTTTTTCTCATGCAATACAAAGTGCAAGATATGTTGAGCATCTTGCTACTCATAAGGGAGAACAAGGTTTAAATTTATGCATTCAAGTAAGAGAGGGTATATTAAAACATGATACAGATATATTTAAATCTGATTTTGGTGAAAATCAAAGTAAACAATGGAATTGTAGTTCATTGAATCCAGAAAGACCTGGAGGTATAGAAGCACAAATTGCTTATTGGGCAGATAAAATTGCATATTTAAGCCATGATTGGGATGATTTTAAAACTAGTGGCTTATATGATGAAGCTATCAAAGAAAAAAAAGACGAAGTAAAAGAGTTGCAGGAAATTATGAATTATCTTACTGGCAGGGAAGATAATAATTGGGAATTAAGAGATTTAATAAGAAATCTACATGAAAATTTGGTAAGCTATACTTTTAATACATTAAAGAATAGTAACATAAATGAATCTAGAGATATCATAAAATTAACTGAAAGCAATATGATGGAGCATAAATGCAATCTATGTAAGGGTAAACAAGATGCAAATAAAAAAGAAATTTTATTAAATTCATTAGTTGTCAATTTTGAAAAAGAATATAGAAGACAAGTACTAAAGGCTAGAGATCTTCTTGGACAGATTTATGCACAAAGTCCTACTGTTGCAAGAATGGATGAGAGAGCGGAGTGCATGATATCAGAAATATTTCACAAGTATGAAACCAAGGTACATTTACTTCCATGGAAAACTCAAAAGAAGATAGAAGCAGAAGGTAATAAATGTAGAGTAATTGCTGATCATATAGCATGTATGACTGATAGATATGCATATAGGG includes:
- a CDS encoding recombinase family protein — encoded protein: MKIAIYSRKSKFTGKGESIENQIQMCKEYARNHFEAREFSIYEDEGFSGGNIDRPEFKRLVKDAEKKKYDVLICYRLDRISRNVSDFSNTLELLQKNNIAFVSIKEQFDTSTPMGRAMLYIASVFAQLERETIAERIRDNMHQLARTGRWLGGIYPTGFTSEPIIYIDQNMKERKLFKLIPVEEELEIIKTIFQKYLELQSLQKLETYCLINKIKTKNGNDFQKQSLKQILHNPVYAIADEDIYAYLKTNDADICNAKEEFSGKYAVIGYNKRDLKNTRMGRYNEKSDWIVAIGKHKGVIPGRDWVKVQQIFEQNKDKAPRAGTSAAALLSGLIRCSCGSFMRVLFGPKKPNSEERYHYYVCNKKVISKGVICDSKRLNGMKTDKEVIEKIESIITSTTFDQLESMKKKNKDKDLQNKLIVEKIDKNKKSIENLVRQIAGKEDSFAAEYLMAEVEKLAKENKTLEGNLVEDDSDRVNFNIDLFKEALLEFKSKIHIVDFQEQRILLKTIVNYVEWDDKELKVQILKF
- the dgt gene encoding dGTP triphosphohydrolase; protein product: MIDASNKQVEKREPIKEPIKSKELERRNDELILQPWATKYSEADREVEEQEDDETYRTNYRRDRDRILYSTAFRRLQYKTQVLVNSAGDHYRTRLTHTLEVQQLAMSIADALGANRDLAEAIALGHDLGHTPFGHAVERVLNKILLSKDQGCFSHAIQSARYVEHLATHKGEQGLNLCIQVREGILKHDTDIFKSDFGENQSKQWNCSSLNPERPGGIEAQIAYWADKIAYLSHDWDDFKTSGLYDEAIKEKKDEVKELQEIMNYLTGREDNNWELRDLIRNLHENLVSYTFNTLKNSNINESRDIIKLTESNMMEHKCNLCKGKQDANKKEILLNSLVVNFEKEYRRQVLKARDLLGQIYAQSPTVARMDERAECMISEIFHKYETKVHLLPWKTQKKIEAEGNKCRVIADHIACMTDRYAYRVYDELFLSRGINYK
- a CDS encoding ComF family protein; its protein translation is MMKINPIKINGEWEEGFALDVHTLSSEYLGEDECGRKQFDTIRSDIGQLVYELKYSCNKSKVDDIINLISPFLKEWNIGEKIDIIIPVPPSKLERAFQPVFEITDALSNVLGISTHTGVLEKTNRTECKELSSVEKNKIAGTIQLMKRFTREVNILLVDDLYQSGTTLKDATKALKKDSNVKKVYVLTMTKTRR